Genomic segment of Pochonia chlamydosporia 170 chromosome 1, whole genome shotgun sequence:
CAGGATCGAATATGAATTTGCTACGAATTATCTGACTGATTCCTAGAACTATCGACATGCAAATACAAGCACATTATTTACCAAAGTTCTTTCCAATCTGATCATACACACTAGCAAACGCGGTCCCAAGGCCCTGAACTGTATGTCCCTTCCCATCTGGACCAGGATCATTCAACTCAGTTACCGGTCGAACTCGATCAGCACCAACCTCAAGAATGGTACCACCAACATGGTCCTTGTTCGTGATTAAATCTATGATTGTTTCCACCACCTGTTTCGTGGTAACCCACTCGTCCACATTTTCGTCCACCCACTTCAACTTATCGTCTGTCCAGATTGGCGTCTTGACCAGCCCAGGCGCAACACCATTAACCCGAACATTAATCGTGGGTTCAAGATGTCCAAGACATCGGATGAACCCAGATATAGCGTGCTTACTAGCCGAGTATAGTGGCGTTGGGAGCAGGGGCAACTGAGCTGCGATAGATGAAAACAGCACAACCACGCCGTGATTAAGCTTTTGGCGCGTGAAGTAGTCGATGGCTAGCTGTGTTGCACGAACTGGGTGGGTGATATTGATGTCAAAAATCT
This window contains:
- a CDS encoding NAD-dependent 15-hydroxyprostaglandin dehydrogenase (similar to Marssonina brunnea f. sp. 'multigermtubi' MB_m1 XP_007295247.1) is translated as MALEIRGKTALITGGASGIGLELSRRLLQEGCSVVIADLKLGSEAEQLVKTSNDGASASFIETDVTNWTQLQNSFDHAVKKFGHLDMVFPAAGIFEPPGYSNFWDLNQGADTVNASSFKIFDINITHPVRATQLAIDYFTRQKLNHGVVVLFSSIAAQLPLLPTPLYSASKHAISGFIRCLGHLEPTINVRVNGVAPGLVKTPIWTDDKLKWVDENVDEWVTTKQVVETIIDLITNKDHVGGTILEVGADRVRPVTELNDPGPDGKGHTVQGLGTAFASVYDQIGKNFGK